Proteins from a genomic interval of Fusarium oxysporum Fo47 chromosome I, complete sequence:
- a CDS encoding kinase-like domain-containing protein produces the protein MSITAWTDEDVRASLVPQKEFPTCSYRRGTRLGRGAYANVYKVLNVKTGGLFAGKVSPEYADHLRKEARNLTRLNHSQIVKFIDYCEDKHNPAASVLVMELCAGGSLQDKIHDNPAGLKGKDTLQVMLQVGQAVEYLHGKGLFHGDIKPRNIIIRSWSPVDVVVGDCAEVMKVEHIDRHKRPHGTRSYWSPYIEKYWRHSGKSDDIWALGISLLGMMAQWPCYLVKQEKLYPRKCVTHAQILNTLNPGNDLVKILLRLLEWDHEKRITASELVRLTAERLEARPNFVEELKSPEGFQPLVFW, from the exons ATGAGCATCACCGCTTGGACCGACGAGGATGTCCGAGCATCCCTTGTCCCTCAGAAAGAGTTCCCTACCTGCTCCTATCGTCGAGGAACTCGACTGGGCCGAGGTGCATATGCCAACGTCTACAAGGTACTCAACGTCAAAACCGGCGGCCTGTTCGCCGGCAAGGTCTCTCCTGAGTACGCCGATCACCTACGAAAGGAAGCCAGAAACTTGACTAGACTGAACCAC TCCCAGATTGTCAAGTTCATCGACTACTGTGAGGACAAGCACAACCCAGCCGCCAGCGTCCTCGTCATGGAGCTCTGTGCTGGGGGCAGTCTTCAAGACAAAATTCATGACAACCCTGCAGGTctcaaaggcaaagacaCCTTGCAAGTCATGCTCCAGGTTGGGCAAGCCGTCGAGTATCTTCATGGGAAAGGACTCTTCCATGGAGATATCAAACCACGCAACATCATCATACGATCCTGGTCTCCTGTCGATGTTGTCGTCGGCGACTGCGCAGAAGTCATGAAGGTCGAGCATATTGACCGGCACAAACGACCTCACGGAACCCGCTCCTACTGGTCGCCTTACATCGAGAAGTACTGGAGACACTCCGGTAAGAGCGATGACATTTGGGCGCTCGGAATCTCACTTCTCGGAATGATGGCCCAGTGGCCTTGTTATCTTGTGAAGCAGGAGAAACTCTATCCGCGAAAGTGCGTCACCCACGCACAAATCTTGAACACGCTAAATCCTGGCAATGACTTAGTCAAGATCCTGTTACGGCTACTTGAATGGGATCACGAGAAGCGAATCACCGCTTCTGAGCTGGTGAGGCTGACGGCTGAGCGTCTAGAGGCTCGCCCCAATTTTGTCGAGGAGCTGAAGTCTCCCGAGGGCTTCCAGCCTTTGGTGTTCTGGTAG